DNA from Streptomyces sp. NBC_01476:
ACAGCTTCGCCCGCGTCCCGCGCACCCCGCCCTGGAGCGCGCTGGGCTTCGTCGCCCGCAGCCCCAGCTTCGGTCTGCGCGACCTGGCCGCCATGGACCCGGTGGCCGCGCTGCCGCTGCTGGACGTCCGGGTGCCCGGCGTCTACGACCGCCTGGACACGGTCAGCGCCGCGGACTTCCTTGACCGCATCGGCTTCCCGCCGGCCGCCCGGCACCTGGCCTTCGAGGTCTTCTCCCGCAGCTTCTTCGTCGACCCGCGTCACCTGTCCGCCGCCGAACTGGCACTGATGTTCCACATCTACTTCCTCGGGTCGAGCGAGGGCCTGCTCTTCGACGTGCCCGCCGAGCCCTTCCCCGACGCCCTGTGGGACCCGCTCTGCGGCTACCTGGAAGGACACGGCGTCCAGGTGCGCCGCGGGGAGGCGGTCGAGTCGGTGACGCCGTCCGCCGACGGCGCCCGGGCCACGGTGCGCACCGCCGGCGGCTCCGGCACCTACGACGGGGTGGTCCTCGCCCTGGACACCGCCGGCCTGCGGGCGGTGGCCGCCGCGTCCCCGGACCTCGGGGACGCCGGCTGGCGGGCCGGGATCGACGCTCTGCGTACCGCTCCGCCGTTCCTCGTCTCCCGGCTCTGGCTCGACCGCCCGACCGAGCCCGGCCGGCCCGGCTTCCTCGGCACCAGCGGCTACGGCCCGCTGGACAACGTCAGCGCCCTGCACACCTGGGAGGGCGAGGCGGCCCGCTGGGCGGCGGCCTCCGGCGGCTCGGTGCTCGAACTCCACGCCTACGCCGTCGATCCGGCCGCCGACCGCGCCGCGCTCCAGGACCGGCTGGTCGGCGAACTGCACCGGGTCCACCCCGAGACCCGGGACGCCAGGATCATCGACGCCCGCCACGAGTGGCGCGCCGACTGCCCGCTCTTCCCGGTCGGTGGTTACCGGGACCGGCCCGGGGTGCGCACCCCGGCGCCCAGCGTGATGCTGGCCGGCGACCTGGTCCGCACCGGCCTCCCGGTGGCGCTGATGGAGCGGGCCGCCACGACCGGTTTCCTCGCCGCCAACGCCCTGCTGGCACGGTGGGGGGTGCGCGGTCAGACCCTGTGGACGGTCCCGGCACGGGGACGGACGGCGGCCCTGCGCGCGCTCGGCGCGCTGGCCGCCCGCTGACCGGCGCCGCCGCTCAGCCCGGGAAGCGGCCCGAACTGCGCAGCGCCCAGCGCCTTTCGGCGTAGGCGAGGTCGTCGCGCCACAGCCGCCCGGCCGCGGCCCGCATCAGCGGGCGCAGCAGGGGAGCCGCGGCGCGGGCGGCGGCGAAGCCGCGGCGGGCGGACGTGGCGAGCACCGCTTCGGTCACCTCGGTGCGCGGCCGGCCGGTGCCGTCGGGGCCCAGCGGGGTGGCGTGGGTCTCGACGGCGGAGCCGCGCCCCTCGCCGTCGGTGATGTGCATGACGACGGTACGGGGTTCGGGCGCGCTGAAGACCGCCCGCACCGGGACCACCAGGCGCCCGGCGACCTTGAAGGAGACCTGGACGGTGAAGGAGTCCTCGGCCCCGGGGTCCACCACGGTGAGGTCCACGAAGGAGTAGGGGTGGAACCAGGCGCCGTGCCAGGGGTCGAGGCGGTTGGCGACGACATCCTCGGGTTCGCAGGTTCCGGTGGCGCTGTAGACGGCGGCGACGGTCGCGGCAGGCTGCGGGCGGGCCGGGACGACCGGCCGGTCCAGCGGTTCCCCGCCGCCGGCCGCGTCGAGCCGCACCCACGCCAGGACACCGTCGTCGTGGGCGGGGAAGGCGGACCAGCCGGCCACCGGCCGGGTGCCGCCCAGGGCCAGCCCGTGCCAGTGGCAGCGCAGGGTGCCGCAGCGCACCACCGCGTCCTTGAGGGGTGCGCCCAGGTGCGGGCAGGCGCCGGGCCCCGCGACCAGCCGGCCGCGGGCGTCGCGCCAGGCCACCACCTCGGCGCCGGCGACGGTACGGCCGAAGGGGCGGTCGGCGGTGACCGCGCTGGACGCACCGAGCACGTACCAGTTGCCGGACGGGCGGTCCTGGGCGCGCTTCAGGGCCGCCGCGATCAGCGCGGGTCTGGCGTCCTGCCAGGTGGGTCGCTGCTCCTCCCACCGGACCGCACCCCGGCGCAAGCTGAGCGGGATCCGGATCATGCGGCAGCCTCCGCCAGGGCGAACGGCCCTCCCGTGCCGGGCGGTTCGGCGGCCCGGGCGGCCCGCAGCCGGGCCGCGCCGACCCGGACCAGGCCG
Protein-coding regions in this window:
- a CDS encoding FAD-dependent oxidoreductase, with product MTAPAGARRGRDRRAEVLPAAPGRPRADPAGPPRVAVAGGGIAGLAAATALAERGVRVVLFERGTELGGRLSGWRTVLADGSAATMSRGFHAFFRQYYNLRGLLRRVDPGLSMLTPLPDYPLQHSAGPRDSFARVPRTPPWSALGFVARSPSFGLRDLAAMDPVAALPLLDVRVPGVYDRLDTVSAADFLDRIGFPPAARHLAFEVFSRSFFVDPRHLSAAELALMFHIYFLGSSEGLLFDVPAEPFPDALWDPLCGYLEGHGVQVRRGEAVESVTPSADGARATVRTAGGSGTYDGVVLALDTAGLRAVAAASPDLGDAGWRAGIDALRTAPPFLVSRLWLDRPTEPGRPGFLGTSGYGPLDNVSALHTWEGEAARWAAASGGSVLELHAYAVDPAADRAALQDRLVGELHRVHPETRDARIIDARHEWRADCPLFPVGGYRDRPGVRTPAPSVMLAGDLVRTGLPVALMERAATTGFLAANALLARWGVRGQTLWTVPARGRTAALRALGALAAR
- a CDS encoding DUF5914 domain-containing protein; this translates as MIRIPLSLRRGAVRWEEQRPTWQDARPALIAAALKRAQDRPSGNWYVLGASSAVTADRPFGRTVAGAEVVAWRDARGRLVAGPGACPHLGAPLKDAVVRCGTLRCHWHGLALGGTRPVAGWSAFPAHDDGVLAWVRLDAAGGGEPLDRPVVPARPQPAATVAAVYSATGTCEPEDVVANRLDPWHGAWFHPYSFVDLTVVDPGAEDSFTVQVSFKVAGRLVVPVRAVFSAPEPRTVVMHITDGEGRGSAVETHATPLGPDGTGRPRTEVTEAVLATSARRGFAAARAAAPLLRPLMRAAAGRLWRDDLAYAERRWALRSSGRFPG